One segment of Macaca fascicularis isolate 582-1 chromosome 2, T2T-MFA8v1.1 DNA contains the following:
- the CD80 gene encoding T-lymphocyte activation antigen CD80 isoform X2 translates to MVLTMMSGDMNIWPEYKNRTIFDITNNLSIVILALRPSDEGTYECVVLKYEKDAFKREHLAEVMLSVKADFPTPSITDFEIPPSNIRRIICSTSGGFPEPHLSWLENGEELNAISTTVSQDPETELYTVSSKLDFNMTTNHSFMCLIKYGHLRVNQTFNWNTPKQEHFPDNLLPSWAITLISVNGIFVICCLTYCFAPRCRERRRNETLRRESVRPI, encoded by the exons atggtGCTGACTATGATGTCTGGGGACATGAATATATGGCCCGAGTACAAGAACCGGACCATCTTTGATATCACAAATAACCTCTCCATTGTGATTCTGGCTCTGCGCCCATCTGACGAGGGCACATACGAGTGTGTTGTTCTGAAGTATGAAAAAGATGCTTTCAAGCGGGAACACCTGGCTGAAGTGATGTTATCCGTCAAAG CTGACTTCCCTACACCTAGTATAACTGACTTTGAAATTCCACCTTCTAACATTAGAAGGATAATTTGCTCAACCTCTGGAGGTTTTCCAGAGCCTCACCTCTCCTGGTTGGAAAATGGAGAAGAATTAAATGCCATCAGCACAACAGTTTCCCAAGATCCTGAAACTGAGCTCTATACTGTTAGCAGCAAACTGGATTTCAATATGACAACCAATCACAGTTTCATGTGTCTCATCAAGTATGGACATTTAAGAGTGAATCAGACCTTCAACTGGAATACAC CCAAGCAAGAGCATTTTCCTGATAACCTGCTCCCATCCTGGGCCATTACCCTAATCTCAGTAAATGGAATTTTTGTGATATGCTGCCTGACCTACT GTTTTGCCCCAAGatgcagagagaggagaaggaatgAGACATTGAGAAGGGAAAGTGTACGCCCTATATAA